CGCAAACCTGAAAACGCCTTCGTTACCGAATTCCTCGGCGAAACCGACGCCTTTGAAGGACGTATCGAAAAAGGCTTCTGGCATTACCACGGTTTTGAATGGAAATTGGACACGCACTACAAATGGCAGGAGCAAACCGCCACGGGCTACATCCGCCCACACGAATGGCAGCTTGCCGCCGAAAACGAAACCCCGATGATTCATGCCAAAATCGAAAAAATCCACGCCGTCGGCGCATTGACGCATATTCTGGCAAAACACGACAAACAAGACGTGCATATCACGCTTGCAGGCAGCGATGCCGCGCGTTACCAAATCGCCGAAGGCAAAGAATTGAGGCTGATTCCGAAACAGGTTTATGTCTTTTCTCAAAACGAACTGATTGAATATTCGATTTGAGACGAAATCATAAGGCCGTCTGAAAATCTGCTTTCAGACGGCCTTTTATCTTATTTAAACCTGCCAATCAATCAGCTCTAAACCATGTGCCTGCAAATAAGCGTTTGCCTGCGAAAAATGTTTGCAGCCGAAAAAGCCGCGATAGGCCGATAAAGGCGAAGGATGCGGCGCGGTCAGCACCAAATGACGGTTGCGGTCGATAAACGCGCCTTTCTTCTGCGCATGGCTGCCCCACAGCATAAAGACCAAATGCTCGCGTTCCTTATCCAATTGTCGGATAACTTCATCGGTAAACGCCTCCCAACCGAAGGTCGCATGGGAATGCGCGACACCGGCGCGGACAGTCAACACTGTGTTCAACAGCAACACGCCCTGTTCCGCCCAATGCTGCAAATAGCCGTGTTGCGGAATCTGAAATCCCTCAATATCCGTCGCCAGCTCTTTATAAATATTGACCAACGACGGCGGCACCGCAATTTCGGGTTGCACGGAAAATGCCAAACCATGCGCCTGACCCGCACCGTGATACGGGTCTTGTCCTAAAATCACAACCTTTACACTTCCAAACTCTGTCGTCCGAAAGGCATTGAATACATCGCGCTCAGGCGGATAAACGGTTATCCCCGCCTGCCTTTCGTGGCGAACCTTCTCCAAAATCGTTTGAAAATACGCCTTTTCTTTTTCCGCACCAATCGCCTCGTGCCAAGTTCGCATTATTTGCCGCTCCGTTTTTGAATGGGCTTATTATAAAGGATATGCCGCATGACGATATGGTTTGTTGCCGCCGCCGGACTGAAGATTATCGACGGCAACAAGCCTAAAGCCTCATAATAGCGTTCTGACTCAGGCCGTCTGAAAACCCAATACGGCTTTTCAGACGGCCTTTTTATATCGTTCAATTTTTATATGAATACACAAACCATCAAAACCTATCTTGTCGGCGGCGCCGTCCGCGACCATCTGTTAGGCCTGCCCGTCAAAGATCGCGATTGGGTAGTCGTCGGTGCAGATGCGCAAACCATGTTGGCTAAAGGCTATCAACCTGTCGGCAAGGATTTCCCTGTCTTTCTCCATCCGGACAGCCACGAAGAATACGCCCTCGCCCGTACCGAGCGCAAAACCGCCAAAGGCTATGCCGGATTCAGTTTTCATGCCGATAAAGACGTTACGCTGGAACAAGACCTGATGCGCCGCGACCTGACCATCAATGCCATGGCTCAGGATTCAGACGGCGCGATCATCGATCCTTTTGGCGGACAACAAGATTTGGCGGACGGCATCCTGCGCCACGTTTCGCCTGCCTTTACCGAAGACCCCGTGCGGATTTTGCGTATCGCCCGTTTTGCCGCGCGTTATGGTTTTCAAATTGCCGATGAAACCATGTCGCTGATGCGGCAAATGGTAGAAAACGGCGAAGCAGATGCCTTGGTTGCCGAACGCGTCTGGCAGGAATTGGCCAAAGGCTTGATGGAGAAAAATCCGCGCCGAATGATTGAAGTTTTGCGCGAATGTGGCGCACTCAAAGTTTTGCTGCCCGAGCTTGATGCCCTTTTCGGCGTACCGCAACGCGCCGACTATCATCCCGAAATCGACAGCGGTATTCATACGCTGATGGTTGTACGACGAGCCGCCGAGATGAAC
This region of Neisseria subflava genomic DNA includes:
- the ung gene encoding uracil-DNA glycosylase; the protein is MRTWHEAIGAEKEKAYFQTILEKVRHERQAGITVYPPERDVFNAFRTTEFGSVKVVILGQDPYHGAGQAHGLAFSVQPEIAVPPSLVNIYKELATDIEGFQIPQHGYLQHWAEQGVLLLNTVLTVRAGVAHSHATFGWEAFTDEVIRQLDKEREHLVFMLWGSHAQKKGAFIDRNRHLVLTAPHPSPLSAYRGFFGCKHFSQANAYLQAHGLELIDWQV
- a CDS encoding multifunctional CCA addition/repair protein; translation: MNTQTIKTYLVGGAVRDHLLGLPVKDRDWVVVGADAQTMLAKGYQPVGKDFPVFLHPDSHEEYALARTERKTAKGYAGFSFHADKDVTLEQDLMRRDLTINAMAQDSDGAIIDPFGGQQDLADGILRHVSPAFTEDPVRILRIARFAARYGFQIADETMSLMRQMVENGEADALVAERVWQELAKGLMEKNPRRMIEVLRECGALKVLLPELDALFGVPQRADYHPEIDSGIHTLMVVRRAAEMNLSLAERYAALLHDLGKAKTPADILPKHYEHDINGVEPVREVNQRLRAPKHCAELAELVCRWHIMFHQVGQFKSKTILKVLKKTDAFRRPERFQMALNVCVADKQGRLNLEDTPYPQREHWLALLEAANQVDAGKIAAECRAQGKSHLIAEQIDHARLAQIRPLQKAYQAEKIGGY